In Mobula hypostoma chromosome 13, sMobHyp1.1, whole genome shotgun sequence, the following are encoded in one genomic region:
- the LOC134355868 gene encoding T-lymphocyte surface antigen Ly-9-like, protein MWKFSIRMVPSLLSVVICAIYVAGTGASGTTVYTIPGKRVTLLSGITAGPHIAEVEWKRSSPRTTLVRYSKTNTKYFESIYTGRIKLNLSNFNLEILDLWKNDTGDFEVIFTKDNSGLENRKLIRLEVYELVSGANIVVQNCTGTCNLKLTCSVTSGDAISFTWQREGEIVGNDSTHQLGGLGETLLVRQTAEAKDVPYNCEVGNPLNTVVAGIKLERHACKLRSSDTVPDKITTPCTAAHSTTKTDGKINNMSGDGSKVRERNTAMPLVPQKMSLLVGLAVMVTLLISLSL, encoded by the exons CTGGGACTGGGGCTTCCGGTACCACTGTGTACACAATCCCTGGGAAACGTGTCACCTTGCTGTCTGGGATCACAGCCGGACCGCACATTGCTGAGGTTGAGTGGAAACGGTCATCGCCCAGAACCACGTTAGTGCGATACTCGAAAACCAACACTAAATATTTTGAATCCATTTACACGGGACGGATTAAGCTTAATCTCAGTAACTTCAATCTGGAAATCCTGGATCTATGGAAAAATGATACTGGTGATTTTGAGGTTATTTTTACAAAAGATAATTCAGGACTTGAAAACAGAAAGCTAATCCGACTGGAGGTGTACG AGCTGGTGTCAGGAGCAAACATCGTGGTTCAGAACTGCACTGGGACTTGTAACCTTAAGCTGACCTGCTCCGTGACTTCGGGCGACGCCATCAGCTTCAcgtggcagagggaaggagaaatTGTGGGGAATGACAGCACCCATCAGCTCGGGGGACTCGGAGAGACGCTACTGGTTCGTCAGACAGCAGAGGCTAAGGACGTTCCGTACAACTGTGAGGTCGGAAACCCTCTCAACACAGTGGTGGCAGGTATCAAACTGGAGCGGCACGCCTGTAAACTGCGCTCATCCG ATACAGTACCTGATAAAATAACAACACCATGCACAGCAGCACACAGTACAACGAAAACAGATGGGAAAATAAATAATATGTCAGGAGACGGTTCAAAGGTAAGAGAGCGGAATACAGCAATGCCATTGGTACCTCAGAAAATGAGTCTACTGGTCGGACTGGCAGTGATGgtaaccctcctgatttccctctcgCTGTGA